AAAAAGAGATATTGCGATGGCTCTGGCAGCTTCGGTTTATTTGGAAACATATTTATTTTACAGCGGATTCTTTTTACCGCTTTGGCTTGCAGGACAGGGAGAAATGGTTGCAAGCTGCGACATAATCAAGAAAATCATAGCTGATGAGTCGATTCATGGAGTTTTTGTCGGACTATTATTTCAAGAATTATACAATTCTTTCAGCGAAGAAGAAAAAGCTGATATGAGAGCTGAACTGAAAAAATTGATGTACGACTTATATGAAAATGAAACAAGATATACTGATGAAATTTATGGTGATTTAGGGCTTACAGGCGATGTTAAGGAATACATCCGTTACAATGCGAACAAAGCCTTGATGAATCTAGGATTTGAAGAAGAATTTGAAGTGAAGAATGTAAATCCAATTGTGTTAAATGGGTTAAATGTGGAAACAACACAGCATGATTTCTTCTCGAAAAAATCTACGAATTATGAAAAAGCACTGGAAGTGGTGCATTTGCATGATGATGATTTTAAATTTAATAATGATGAATTAGATTTGGAGATTTAATCTATGAAAATTATAATATCACCAAGCAAAACTAAAAAAATTAACAATTTGCCAATAAAAGATAATGGCTCTTTGACTGAAAAAGAGCCTTTTTATCTAGAAATAACAAATGAAATTATTGAAAAAATAAAAACCTTTTCTGTGGAGGAAATTGAGAAAAAGTTTAAATTAAAAAATGAAAAGGCACAAAAGTTATTGGAATTTTATAAAAATTATGAAAAAGAGAAAAGCGGAAATGCTTTGGCAAGCTATACTGGTGTTGCGTATAAGGCTATAAAGATTGAAACGTTTGATAAAAGTGATTTTGAATATTTGGAATCGCATTTGGTTATCTTATCTGCTTTGTATGGGATTTTGACACCTTATACAAATGTGAAGGAGTATCGTCTTGATATGACAAACTCGATTTTTGAGAATAAGTCGCTTTATGAAGTCTGGAAAACTAGCGTGAATGAATATTTTGAACACGAAGATATTATTTTAAATCTTGCCTCAAAGGAATATTCTAAACTTATAAACCCTGATAAATTAATTGATTTTGAGTTTTGGGAAGACTCAAATAGGAAATTAAAGCAAGTGAGTACAAACTCGAAGAAAATGAGAGGCTTTACATTGAATTATATTGTAAAAAATAAGATTAGTGATGTGAAAAAATTGAGAAATATTACTTTGGATGGGTATGTTTTTAGTGAAGAGATGTCGGATGAGAGAAAATTTGTTTATGTGAAGAAATAACAATAAGTGATTGTAAAAGAGAAAGTATTGTTTTATAAAGTTATGAAGGGAGTATATGAATAAACTAATCTTGATTTTTTTATTATTGGGGATTTTAGGATTTTCAAAAGATAAAATTGTGATAAAAGATAAAAAAATATCTGATGAAAAAAGAAAATTTTTATTAAAACTTTCAGAACAAGCACCATATAAGACAGAAACTGAAAATCTAGTAGATTATATACTCAAACCTATTTTAAATTAAACTGCTAAAATTATATAAATTTATGGTTTGAGTAAAATAGTCATATCTTTTGAGTTTGGTTTTAAATAAGTTTTACTATGGTTATATTTGCATTTTTGATAATTAAATAATTTAAAAAATAGAGAGTTTTATATATATGCTCTCTATTTTTGTTTATCTATATTTATAAAAAAGTCAATTCAAAAATTTACCCTTCACAAATCCCCCAACCTTAACTAACGCCAATAAAATCGTAAGCAGTACAATAATCGAAGGGCCTGACGGAATATTTAGCGTGTAGGAAAAATATAGTCCTGATAGTATTCCGATGAATGAGAAAATTATGGATAGAATTATGATTGTTGAGTATTTTCTTGCGAGTGAGGCTGCGATTGCTTGTGGGATTGTCAGGATTGAGATTATTAGGATAATTCCTATTGTTTTTATGTTTATTATTATTACAGAGGATATTAGGATTATCATAAAGTAGTTTATGAAGGTTACTGGTACGCTGTGGATTTTGTAGAAGTTTTCATCAAAGCTGGTGTATACGATGCTTTTGTAGAAGATGATGAAAAATGTGATTGTGATTATGTCCAGTATTAGCAGTAAAATTATGTTTAGGGTGTTGGATAAAAGAATGTTTCCGAATAAGTAAGTTGACATATCCGCCTGATAGCCGGGTGTCAAGAAGGCAAAAATAATTCCGATAGCCATTCCCATTGACATAACGATACCTATTCCCAAATCACCGTCAACGTGAAGAGTGTCTTTTAGAACCAAAATCAATATACCTGACAATATTGAGAAAATCAGTCCAAAAAATAATGGATCCTTTATTGGCAAGTTAAAGAAATAAATTAGGTAAATTCCTATTCCAATACCGCCGTAAGAGGCATGGCTGATACTTGATGAAATAAAGACCATTTTTTTATTTACAATATAAGTTCCTATTATTCCACAACATATACTTGAAAGAAGCCCTACAATAAGGGCGTTTCTCATAAAAGCGTATTCAAAAATTTTTATAAATTCCATATTTCCCCAATCTTTAATAATTTATCTTTTAATTTTGTAAATTTTATTTGTGTGAATGTAAATAAGGATTGCTGCACACGTAATCTTCTTTTTTCTCATAAACTCGAATATTGCCTTCCACAACAAAAATTGAATCAATGTAGTCGTAAATTTTTTCCAGTTCGTGAGAAATTACAACTATTGTTGAATCTGACAATTCCTTTATTTTTTCAAAAAGTTTAAATTCAAATTCCTTATCCAGAAATGATTCCGGCTCATCAAGAAAAATAAGTTCTGGCGAAGAAATTAAGGCACGTGCAATTAATGCCCTTTGAAGTTGTCCTCCAGATACTTCGTTTATTAATTTATTTTTTAAATGAAAAATATCAAATTCCTTCAAGAGTATTTCAGCACGTTTTTTTTCTTCATTGTTAAATCTTCTGAAAAGATTATTTTTATTAGTCAATCCTGATATTACCAAGTCAAAAATGTTAATGGGAAAGGAAGTGTCAAACTCCCTTATTTGTGGCAAATATCCAATTTTGTTTTCACTTGTAAAAAATTCAATACTGCCAGAATTTTTTCTCAAAAATCCAAGCATGGTTTTTACTAAAGTCGATTTTCCGCCACCATTTCTTCCCAGAATTGCAACATTTTTTCCTTTAAAAATATCTAAGTTTATATCATTCAAAATATAGTCATTGTTATATTTAAAGTTAAGATTTCGTACACTCACAAGTTTTTTATTCTGTCCGTTAGCCATCAAATTTTTATCCTTTCGTTTTCTTCTCGTTCTTTTTTGAATAAAAATTTTTAATTTAAATAATCTACAAACTGTTTTAGATTTTCAAAGACATTTTCCTTGTCAACATTAAATTCAGCGACTTTTGAGTTAGGAATTTCTTTTGAAATAGCTTCGGCACTTTGTTTTGGAAATTGAGGCTGAACTAGGATTGTAGTTATGTTATGTTCTTTTGCTTCGTCAATGATTTCTTTAATTTGCTGTGCTGATGGCTCTTTTCCTTCCTGCTCGATTGAAATTTCTTCAATGGCATAGTTTTTTAGGAAATAGTTTAATGCAGGGTGATAAATCATAAATGATTTTTTAGTTTTTGAAGCCATTTTTTGTGAAAGTTCTGCTTTTACTTGATTAAGTTCTGTGATGAAAGCATTGTAATTTTTTTCAAAAGTTTCTTTTTTGTCTGGGTAAAGTTTTGACAATTCATTTTTTATATTTTCAGCAATTTTTGGCATCATATCAAGCGAGAACCATACATGTGGATCAATTCCGCCGTGTCCTTCATGCTCGTGATGATGTTCATGTTCTTCCTTTTTACCGTGTTCATGTTCGTGGTCATGATCATGATCTCCTTTGATAAATAAATTTTTATCAACACCATCCAATACGTTAACAATTTTATTTTTATCACTTAGGCTGTTAGAAATTGTTTCTTCAAATCCTAACATATTGTAAGTGAAAAATACTTTTGAATTTTCCAGAATTTTCAAATCTGAAGGTTTTGGCTCAAATAGTTCGTGATTCATATTTGGTTGCACAATTGAAATAACTTCAAAATTATCTCCTGCAATTTTTTGAGTAAGCCATCTTAAAGGTGGCACACTTGTTACAATTTTTTCCTTTGCTCCTGTAGCAGTTCCTTGCTCTTTTTTAGTTTCTGATTTATTTCCACAAGAAAAAATAAACAGAGCTGATAATAAAAGTAATGGTAATAATTTTTTCATTTTAATTCCTCCTATATATATTTTTTGTAATAAAATAATGAATTTATTAAAAACTTTTCTAGAAAAAGATAAAAAATTAATATTTTTTAATAATTAAAATATAATTTCATTTTTTAAACAGAGTCTAGTATAAATCATAAATTTAATCACAATCATTGCATTTTCCTTTAAAAATCGAAAGATGTGACAATAGTGAAAAGCCTCGTTTTTTTAATTCGCTTTTTTCTTTTTCTGTTTCTTCATTTGAAAATTCAGGCATAGTTTCAATATGCTTGCAAGAATCACAAATAAAAAAATTGGCATTTTCTTCCTTAAAGTAGTATTTTTCATTTTCAAAGTCAAATGAAAAAATATAATTATTTTTCTCTAAAAATTCCAAAGCTCGATAAACTGTCGATAAGTCAAAATCTACTTTTGATTTTAAAAATTTGGCATTTATTGGAGTGTCTGAAGACTGTATAAGATTAAGTATTTGCTGCCTTTTCTTAGTTAATTTCATAATAACATCTCCTAATAATAAAAAACGTTTTTTATTTTGCAAATTTGCAAATCATTCGCAAATATTTTTGATTATATATTAAAAAAACCTATTTGTCAAATGAATAGGTTTTCATATAAATATTAAATTATAGTAAAAGTTATTTAAAAAGGAACTCAAAAGTTATGACTATTTGTTAATTTATATAATTTTTTGTAGTTTAATTTAGTGCATTTTAGAATAAAATATTATTTTTCTATTAATATAAGTTTTTTTGGATAGTATAATTTGACTCAAAATATTTATATGCAAAAATTTTTAAATTGACAAAAATAATTCTTTATAGTATTATACTATATAGAACTAAAAAGTCAAGAAAATTTTGTTTAGGTTAGGAGGTTATGATGAATAAAAAAGTAAATTTGGGAATATATGTAAGTAAAATTAAGCAGATACATGATAGAATCTTAAATTACATTCTTTCAAAAAGAGAAATTACCATTTTTAATGGTGAACGTGGGAAAATCTTGCATATACTCTGGAAAAAAGATAATGTAACATGTAAAGAATTATCAGAAAAAACAGGGCTTGCAATAAATACGCTTACACCAATGCTGGATAGAATTGAAAAGGCTGGTCTGATAGAAAGAGCGCCACATCCTGATGATAGACGGAAAGTGCTGATAAAACTTACTGAATATGCACAAGGCTTTAAAAAAGAATATGAGGAAATTTCTGAAACTATGATAAATTATGTTTATGAAGGATTTTCTCAAGAGGAAATTGAGATGTGTGAAGAGTTTTTTAAAAGAATTTCACAAAATTTGGAAAAAGTTGAAAAGGAAATATGTAAAAAATGATGGGAAGGATAGAATATGGATAAAATTATAGAATTTCAGAATGTAAATAAAGTGTATCCAAATGGAAATGAAGCTGTAAAGGATATGAATTTTTCGATAAATGAAGGAGAATTTATTGTGTTTATCGGAACTTCGGGAAGCGGAAAAACTACAGCTTTGAAAATGATAAATAGGTTAGAGGATGCGACTTCTGGGAAAATAGAAATAAAAGGGAAAAATATTTTTGAATATAATATTCATAAAATGCGTTGGAATATGGGTTATGTCTTACAGCAAGTTGCTTTGTTCCCTCATTTGACGGTAGAAGAAAATATAAGTATAGTACCTGAATTAAAAGGTTGGAAGAAAGAAGAGATTAAGGCAAGGACAGAGGAACTTCTGGAAATGATTGGGCTGGAAAGTGAGAAATATTTAAAAAGAATGCCGTCTGAACTGTCTGGCGGGGAGGCACAGAGAATTGGAATTGCAAGAGCATTAGCAGGAAATCCTGAAATTATACTTATGGATGAGCCTTTTAGTGCGTTAGATCCGATTACAAGGAAAAGTTTACAGAAAGACATAAAGGAATTGCAGCAGAAAATTAATAAAACGATTGTTTTTGTAACGCACGATATTGAGGAAGCTTTTTATCTGGGAGATAGGATTTTTATAATTAAGGATGGGAAAATTCTTCAATCTGGAACGAAATCTGAATTAATTAATAATCCGAAAGATGAATTTGTAAGGGAATTTATTAGTTTGGAGCAAAATAAAAATGCTGAAAATGAAATTGATAAAAAAATTATTGAGAAATTAAAGGAAAATGGGGAATATGAGAAAATGATTTTAGAAATAAAAAAATATAAATAAAAATGAAAAAAATTTTTAAAAGATTATTATTTTAATAGTTTTCAGAAATATCCTAATAAAGAAATAATTTTAATAATTTTTGAAAATGGATTATTAAGAAAACTAAGAAAAACAATTTGAAAGAAAGAAGGAAAATAAAAATGAAAAAAACATTAGTGGTTTTGGCACATCCTGATATGGAAAATTCAAGAGCAAATAAAGCCTTTAAAGAAGAAGCAGAAAAATTATCAAATGTAGAGTTGTATAATATTTATGAAAAATACCCTGATGGAAAGATTGACGTTGAAAAAGAACTGAAATTATTGTCTGAAACAGGTACTTTAATATTGCAGTTTCCTTTATTTTGCTTTAATTGTCCGTCTTTGCTTAAAGAATGGATAGATACTGTATTTGTGTCATCTCTTTATAGCGAAAATAAAGTTCTTAAAGGGAAAAAAATAGGAGTTGCAGTTACAACTGGAGGAATTGCATCAAGATATGATGGAACAAATGGATTGACAATAAAAGAAGTGCTAAAACCGTTTTTGTTAAGTATAGATTATGTTGAAGGTATTGAATTGCCAATTTATTCACTATTTGGAGTAAAGCCTGATTTAAGCGATGAAAAGATTGTTGAAAGTGCAAAAAAATATGCAGAATATATAAAAAATAATTCACAAGATTAGATTAAATTCAAAATAAACAGTTATGATTAGGTATATTGAAAACTATTAAAATAATAATTTTTTAAAAAGTTTTTTAAGTCAAAAATAACAGTATTAGTTTTATAACAATTCATAAACCAAATACAACATAGATTTTGAATTTTTTAGATACTTCCTGATTTAACTTTAAATGAGTAAATTTTATAAATAAAAGGAGAAAAATAATGAATAATAACTTTTTTCAAGTATTTTATGAGCGTAAAGAGGAGTTTTTCAAGGCTGTTATTGAGCATATCCAGATTTCATTTTATGCACTTGTAATTGCCTTGATTATCGCAATTCCTCTTGGAATTTATTTGACATATAAGAAGAGAATAGCAGAAATAATTATCGGACTTACAGCAATAATGCAAACTGTACCTTCACTAGCATTACTTGGATTATTGATTCCAATTATGGGAATTGGTAGAAAACCTGCAATTACAGCACTTGTAATTTATGCCTTGCTTCCACTTTTACGAAATACATATACGGGAATAAATGGAGTTGATCCAGTATATATGGTGGCTTCAAGGGCTATGGGAATGAATAAGATGCAACAGCTTTTTAAAGTTCAGCTGCCACTTGCAATGCCTGTAATTATGGCAGGAATCCGTACAGCAACAGTGCTTATCATTGGAACGGCGACACTTGCTTCGCTAATTGGTGCAGGAGGGCTTGGAAAACTGATTTTACTCGGGCTTGATAGAAACAATATGAACTTAATTTTGCTTGGAGCAATTCCGTCAGCATTGTTAGCAGTTTTATTTGATTTTGTGCTTAAAAAACTGGAAAATAAAAACTGGAAAGTAATTGTAATTTCATTTATAAGTCTGTTTATAATATTTTTTGCTGGAAATTTAGTTATGAATAAACAAAGCAAAAAAGATAAAATTGTAATTTCAGGGAAATTGGGAACAGAGCCGGAAATATTGATAAATATGTATAAACTTTTGATTGAGGATGAAATGAATGTGGATGTGGAACTAAAAGCAGGATTTGGAAATACATCGTTTAACTTTAATGCCTTGAAATCAGGAAATGTCGATATTTATCCTGAATTTACAGGAACTGTAGTATTTACATTCCTTAGCGAAAAACCAGTAAGTAATATAAAAGAGCAAGTTTATGAGCAGGCTAGAAATGGAATCTTGAAAAAATATGATATGGTACTATTAAAGCCGATGGCATACAATAACACTTATGCAGTTGGAGTGACACAAAAATTTGCAAGTGAAAATAACATTACAAAAATATCAGACTTGGCACGAGTAAAAGATAAAGCAAAAGTTGGTTTCACAAGAGAATTCGTTGACAGGGAAGACGGATACAAAGGAATGAAAAAATTATATAACTTTGAATTTTCAAGTGTGAAGGAATTTGAGCCAAAACTACGTTATGTAGCAGTACAAAGTGGAGATATAAACGTGATAGATGCTTATTCTACAGATAGTGAGCTGGAGCAGTATAAAATTACAGTTCTGGAAGACGATAAGAATTTATTCCCGCCTTATCAGGGAGCTCCTTTAATGAAAAGAGAAACTTTGAAAAAATATCCGAAATTAGAGCAAATCTTAAATAAATTACATAATAAAGTCACAGATGACGAAATGCGTAAAATGAACTTTGAAGTAGGAGTCAATGGAAAAAAAGCTTATGATGTGGCAAAGGAATATTTGATAAAAAATAGATTAATTAAAAAATAAATACAGTTTTTTCTATTTTATTTTCATAGGATTGCTCATTGCCGCAAATCCTATAACCTATGGCTAGTCTACGACATTTTTCTGCACTGACAAAAAACTCGCTATGCTCAAACAGTTTTGTCACTACATAAAAATGCTCCGACGGATTAATTTAGACTAGATTCTGTTTAAAAAATGAAAATTACATCTTGAATTATTTGAAAATATTAGATTTATATCTTCTATTAGAAAAGTTTGTAATAAATTTGTTATTTAAATAGATTGAGTATTAAATATTTAGAAATACTAAAATGGCAGTCCTGAATTATAATTTCTTATAACTTGCAGGATTGCCATTTTTTTCTTAAATAGTGAATATGGAGAGAGTATTATAAAATTCACTATTTAAGATATGAATTATTAAAAATATATTTGTTAGCATTATTATTAGTATGACTATTTTATTGGTCTAAAGGCATATCATTAGGTTTAGGTCCTTTAGGTTTGTGATTTAACATTTCTATTAGTTTATTTGCCTCGTCTTTTGAGACTTTTCCGCTATTTAAAGATTTTGTAAGAGACTGAATTTCTGTGTCAGTTAATCTTTTTGGTGCGTCTTTTGGCTTGCATTTATCATTTGGTTTACCGTGCGGACCTTTTCTTTCCAGCATTTTTGCAATTTCTGCCCCTTCATCTTTTGTAATTTTTCCATTATTTAATTTGGTTTTTAATTCTTCGATTCTAGCTGTATCAGGTTTTTTTATAATATTTCCATTTTCATCCACAAGATTTCCATTACTGTCTTTTTGCAGTCTGTGTGGCGGTTTGCATTCATCATTAGCCATGCTATTGGCAGTAGTAGTTCTGCTAGAATTATTTGTCGCAACAGTTGTTCCTGCAAATACTGATAATGAAGTTAATAAAGCGATTCCTAAAATTTTTTTCTTACCTATTTTTTTCATAGTAGTTCCTCCGTTTATTTATTTTATATTTTTTGCATCGTTCCTTATCGACAAGGATATAATATCAATAAATTTTGACAAAATTATGTAAAATTTGTGTCTTTTTTGTGAAGTTTTAAAATTTTTTTGAAAAAATATTCTACTTTGGTAATTTTAAGTTAATATAATTGAATTAAAAAGATTTTTTTAGTATAATTAAGAAGATTAAGTTTATGAAAGAGGAAAATTATGTTAAAAAGAGCAAAAAAATTGTATGAAAAATATAAAAAGACAAAAGTTACAGTAGAAGATTTGAAAAAGGCAGGAAAATTGAAAAATCATCTAGGAGCAGTTGCCACAAAATTTGGACTTCTTGTTAGAATGCTACAGGCGGATAGAAGAGGAGAATTTAAGATTCCGGCGATGGATAAGGTAAAAATCATTGGAGCAATTGTTTATGTTATTTCAACAATTGATGCAGTACCTGATATTTTACCTATTATTGGATTTGGCGATGATATTGGGATTGTAGCTTATGTTATTTCAAAATTAGGGAATCTAATTTCTGAATATGAAAAATTTGAGATTCAGAAGAAAAGAGAAGACAAAGATAGGAATGTAGATTGGGATAATCTAAGAGTTGTAAATGAAGATTAGAAATGGAGAAATATGAAAAAAGAAAATTTTTTGAAGCAGTTTCCAA
The nucleotide sequence above comes from Leptotrichia hongkongensis. Encoded proteins:
- the nrdF gene encoding class 1b ribonucleoside-diphosphate reductase subunit beta; this encodes MEKKIYEAVNWNTPENDYVEMFWEQNLKQFWIDTEYIPSKDIDSWNSLEPAMKLAYLHVLGGLTLLDTLQSHTGMPKIIDHIESLQNRSVLSYMCMMETIHAKSYSTIFTTVASTREINETFRWVQENPHLQYKANKIDTYYQKMNNPEASKRDIAMALAASVYLETYLFYSGFFLPLWLAGQGEMVASCDIIKKIIADESIHGVFVGLLFQELYNSFSEEEKADMRAELKKLMYDLYENETRYTDEIYGDLGLTGDVKEYIRYNANKALMNLGFEEEFEVKNVNPIVLNGLNVETTQHDFFSKKSTNYEKALEVVHLHDDDFKFNNDELDLEI
- a CDS encoding YaaA family protein gives rise to the protein MKIIISPSKTKKINNLPIKDNGSLTEKEPFYLEITNEIIEKIKTFSVEEIEKKFKLKNEKAQKLLEFYKNYEKEKSGNALASYTGVAYKAIKIETFDKSDFEYLESHLVILSALYGILTPYTNVKEYRLDMTNSIFENKSLYEVWKTSVNEYFEHEDIILNLASKEYSKLINPDKLIDFEFWEDSNRKLKQVSTNSKKMRGFTLNYIVKNKISDVKKLRNITLDGYVFSEEMSDERKFVYVKK
- a CDS encoding metal ABC transporter permease; amino-acid sequence: MRNALIVGLLSSICCGIIGTYIVNKKMVFISSSISHASYGGIGIGIYLIYFFNLPIKDPLFFGLIFSILSGILILVLKDTLHVDGDLGIGIVMSMGMAIGIIFAFLTPGYQADMSTYLFGNILLSNTLNIILLLILDIITITFFIIFYKSIVYTSFDENFYKIHSVPVTFINYFMIILISSVIIINIKTIGIILIISILTIPQAIAASLARKYSTIIILSIIFSFIGILSGLYFSYTLNIPSGPSIIVLLTILLALVKVGGFVKGKFLN
- a CDS encoding metal ABC transporter ATP-binding protein; protein product: MANGQNKKLVSVRNLNFKYNNDYILNDINLDIFKGKNVAILGRNGGGKSTLVKTMLGFLRKNSGSIEFFTSENKIGYLPQIREFDTSFPINIFDLVISGLTNKNNLFRRFNNEEKKRAEILLKEFDIFHLKNKLINEVSGGQLQRALIARALISSPELIFLDEPESFLDKEFEFKLFEKIKELSDSTIVVISHELEKIYDYIDSIFVVEGNIRVYEKKEDYVCSNPYLHSHK
- a CDS encoding metal ABC transporter substrate-binding protein, which gives rise to MKKLLPLLLLSALFIFSCGNKSETKKEQGTATGAKEKIVTSVPPLRWLTQKIAGDNFEVISIVQPNMNHELFEPKPSDLKILENSKVFFTYNMLGFEETISNSLSDKNKIVNVLDGVDKNLFIKGDHDHDHEHEHGKKEEHEHHHEHEGHGGIDPHVWFSLDMMPKIAENIKNELSKLYPDKKETFEKNYNAFITELNQVKAELSQKMASKTKKSFMIYHPALNYFLKNYAIEEISIEQEGKEPSAQQIKEIIDEAKEHNITTILVQPQFPKQSAEAISKEIPNSKVAEFNVDKENVFENLKQFVDYLN
- a CDS encoding Fur family transcriptional regulator; the encoded protein is MKLTKKRQQILNLIQSSDTPINAKFLKSKVDFDLSTVYRALEFLEKNNYIFSFDFENEKYYFKEENANFFICDSCKHIETMPEFSNEETEKEKSELKKRGFSLLSHLSIFKGKCNDCD
- a CDS encoding MarR family winged helix-turn-helix transcriptional regulator, encoding MNKKVNLGIYVSKIKQIHDRILNYILSKREITIFNGERGKILHILWKKDNVTCKELSEKTGLAINTLTPMLDRIEKAGLIERAPHPDDRRKVLIKLTEYAQGFKKEYEEISETMINYVYEGFSQEEIEMCEEFFKRISQNLEKVEKEICKK
- a CDS encoding ABC transporter ATP-binding protein; this translates as MDKIIEFQNVNKVYPNGNEAVKDMNFSINEGEFIVFIGTSGSGKTTALKMINRLEDATSGKIEIKGKNIFEYNIHKMRWNMGYVLQQVALFPHLTVEENISIVPELKGWKKEEIKARTEELLEMIGLESEKYLKRMPSELSGGEAQRIGIARALAGNPEIILMDEPFSALDPITRKSLQKDIKELQQKINKTIVFVTHDIEEAFYLGDRIFIIKDGKILQSGTKSELINNPKDEFVREFISLEQNKNAENEIDKKIIEKLKENGEYEKMILEIKKYK
- a CDS encoding NAD(P)H-dependent oxidoreductase, whose protein sequence is MKKTLVVLAHPDMENSRANKAFKEEAEKLSNVELYNIYEKYPDGKIDVEKELKLLSETGTLILQFPLFCFNCPSLLKEWIDTVFVSSLYSENKVLKGKKIGVAVTTGGIASRYDGTNGLTIKEVLKPFLLSIDYVEGIELPIYSLFGVKPDLSDEKIVESAKKYAEYIKNNSQD
- a CDS encoding ABC transporter permease/substrate-binding protein, coding for MNNNFFQVFYERKEEFFKAVIEHIQISFYALVIALIIAIPLGIYLTYKKRIAEIIIGLTAIMQTVPSLALLGLLIPIMGIGRKPAITALVIYALLPLLRNTYTGINGVDPVYMVASRAMGMNKMQQLFKVQLPLAMPVIMAGIRTATVLIIGTATLASLIGAGGLGKLILLGLDRNNMNLILLGAIPSALLAVLFDFVLKKLENKNWKVIVISFISLFIIFFAGNLVMNKQSKKDKIVISGKLGTEPEILINMYKLLIEDEMNVDVELKAGFGNTSFNFNALKSGNVDIYPEFTGTVVFTFLSEKPVSNIKEQVYEQARNGILKKYDMVLLKPMAYNNTYAVGVTQKFASENNITKISDLARVKDKAKVGFTREFVDREDGYKGMKKLYNFEFSSVKEFEPKLRYVAVQSGDINVIDAYSTDSELEQYKITVLEDDKNLFPPYQGAPLMKRETLKKYPKLEQILNKLHNKVTDDEMRKMNFEVGVNGKKAYDVAKEYLIKNRLIKK
- a CDS encoding YkvA family protein, encoding MLKRAKKLYEKYKKTKVTVEDLKKAGKLKNHLGAVATKFGLLVRMLQADRRGEFKIPAMDKVKIIGAIVYVISTIDAVPDILPIIGFGDDIGIVAYVISKLGNLISEYEKFEIQKKREDKDRNVDWDNLRVVNED